ACCGGCGGCGAGGGCCGCCCCGCGGGCGATGCCACCAACGTCGTCACCGATTACGTGCATGTGCGCGGCGAAAGCCGCAGCCATGACGGAAAGTTCTTCAAGGAGATCACCAAGGCCTACAAGGCCGCGTTCGAGAAGGCCGCGAAGAAGGTGACGAACGCGCAAGGCAAGTCCGGCAAGGTCAAGTTCAAGGCCGAGACCGACTATTATCCGTTCCGCATGAAGGAGAACCTGCCGGTGGTGAAGCGCGCGATCGAAGCCGTGTCCGCCGTCGGGGGCACGCCCAACGTCCGCGCCGCCAATGGCGGCCTGGATGCCAACTGGATGGTTCGCCACGGCATCCCGACCGTGACGTTCGGCGCCGGCCAGAACGAGGCGCACACGATCGACGAGTGGATCAATCTGGATGAATACGACCGGGCCTGCGCGCTGGCCGTGCAGCTCGCGACGATGCGGTAGCGTTCGTAGGGTGGGTTAGCGATGCAGATGCGCGAAGTGCATCTGCAGCGCGTAACCCACCGCTGCTGCCGCCGCGGAGACGAAAGAGGTGGGTTACGCCAGCGGACTGCGCTTCGCGCATCCGCTAGCTAACCCACCCTACGAAACTACGAAACAAAAAGAAAAACGGGGAGGCCACATGCCGCGCATTTCAAATCTCGAATCCGGACTCTACCGGATCCCCCTTCCCGTCACGCTGTCCGACTCCACGCATGGCGACATGTCGGCGTTCGAACTGATCACCTGCCGCGTCCGCGATGCCGATGGCGCCGAGGGCGTCGGCTACACCTACACGGTCGGACGCAATGGCGGTGCTGTCGCCGATATCCTTAAGCGCGAGATTCCGCCGCTGGTCGAGGGGCGCGAGGCCGACGACACCGAGGCGATCTGGCATCACGTCTGGTGGGGCCTGCATTATGGCGGGCGCGGCGGGCCGACGGTGCTGGCGCTGTCCGCGCTCGACATCGCGCTGTGGGATTTGAAGGCGCGGCGCGCGAATTTGCCGCTGTACCGGCTGCTCGGCGGCTTCGATGCGCGCGTGCCCTGCTATGCCGGCGGCATCGACCTCGATCTCTCCATCGAGGCGCTGCTCAAACAGACCGACGGCAATCTCGCCAAGGGGTTTCGCGCCATCAAGATGAAGGTCGGCCGGCCCGATCTCAAATCCGACGTCGCGCGCGTCGCGGCGATGCGCAAGCATCTCGGCGACGGTTTTCCGCTGATGGCGGACGCCAACATGAAGTGGACGGTGGAGGAAGCGATCCGCGCGGCGCGCGCGTTCGTGCCTTACGACCTCACCTGGCTGGAAGAGCCGATCATCCCCGACGACGTCGCCGGACACGCGCGCATCATGCAGGCCGGCGGCGTGCCGATCGCGGCGGGCGAAAATCTGCGCTCGCTGTGGGAGTTCAAGAATTACATCACCGCTGGCGCGGTGTCCTATCCCGAGCCCGATGTCACCAATTGCGGCGGGGTGTCCGCCTTCATGAAGATCGCGCGGCTGGCGGAGGCGTTCAATTTGCCCGTCACCAGCCACGGCGCGCACGACATCACCGTGCACCTGCTCGCGGCCTGTCCGAACCGCTCCTACCTCGAGGCGCACGGCTTCGGCCTGGACAAATATATCGAGCATCCGCTGGTGCTGGAGGACGGCAAGGCGCTGGCATCGACACGGCCGGGCCATGGCATCAGCTTCGACTGGGCGGGACTCGCGAAGCTGGTCTGACATTCACCACCCGTCATTCCGGGTTCGCGCCTAAAGGCGCGCCCCGGAATGACGGGGATGCGGCGCGCATTGCTGCACGCGAGGCATTCGCTGGCGCCAGGTGCAGCGCGCGGATAATCGGCTAGAGTGGTGACAGCTGACACCATCAGAGAGCGCCGCATTTGACCCCCGAGCTGCACCAGAAACTGACCGCGTGGCGCCAGCATCTGCATGCCCATCCCGAGCTGTCCCTGCAGGAGAAGGCCACTGCCGCCTTCGTGCAGGAGCGGCTCACCGAGCTCGGCATTCCCTTCGTGCCAGGCATCGGCGGCCACGGCATCGTCGCGACGCTGACGCGCGGATCGGCCGAGGGGCGCGTCGGCCTGCGTGCCGACATGGATGCGCTGCCGATCACCGAGGATACGGGGCTCAGCTATGCCTCGATAAATCCCGGCGTGATGCATGCCTGCGGCCATGACGGGCACACCGCCTCGCTGCTCGGTGCGGCCGCGCTGCTCGCCGCCGACACCGACTGGAGCGGCACGGTCGATTTCATCTTCCAGCCGGCCGAGGAAGGTTTTGGCGGCTCGCGCGCGATGGTCGGAGACGGGCTGTTCGAGCGCTTCCCGATGCATCGCGTGTTCGGCTTCCACAACTGGCCGGGTCTGGAGGCCGGCACCATCGCGGTGCATGACGGCGCGGTGATGGCCTCGGGCGGACGCGTGACGATCACCATCGAGGGCCATGCCGGCCACGCCGGCATGCCGCATCTGACCCGCGATCCCGTCATGGCCGCAGGTCATCTGATCGTGGCGATGCAGTCGATCGTGTCGCGCAGCGTCGATCCGCTCGACACCGCCGTGCTCTCGCTGTCGACGATCGAGGGCGGCACCGCGCCCAACCAGATCGCGGGGAAGGTCACGATCCGCGGCACGCTGCGGCATCATCGCAACGGCGTGAAGGACATCCTCCTGGCGCGGATCGCCGAGATCTGCGCCG
This genomic interval from Bradyrhizobium guangzhouense contains the following:
- a CDS encoding mandelate racemase/muconate lactonizing enzyme family protein, with the translated sequence MPRISNLESGLYRIPLPVTLSDSTHGDMSAFELITCRVRDADGAEGVGYTYTVGRNGGAVADILKREIPPLVEGREADDTEAIWHHVWWGLHYGGRGGPTVLALSALDIALWDLKARRANLPLYRLLGGFDARVPCYAGGIDLDLSIEALLKQTDGNLAKGFRAIKMKVGRPDLKSDVARVAAMRKHLGDGFPLMADANMKWTVEEAIRAARAFVPYDLTWLEEPIIPDDVAGHARIMQAGGVPIAAGENLRSLWEFKNYITAGAVSYPEPDVTNCGGVSAFMKIARLAEAFNLPVTSHGAHDITVHLLAACPNRSYLEAHGFGLDKYIEHPLVLEDGKALASTRPGHGISFDWAGLAKLV
- a CDS encoding amidohydrolase, with the translated sequence MTPELHQKLTAWRQHLHAHPELSLQEKATAAFVQERLTELGIPFVPGIGGHGIVATLTRGSAEGRVGLRADMDALPITEDTGLSYASINPGVMHACGHDGHTASLLGAAALLAADTDWSGTVDFIFQPAEEGFGGSRAMVGDGLFERFPMHRVFGFHNWPGLEAGTIAVHDGAVMASGGRVTITIEGHAGHAGMPHLTRDPVMAAGHLIVAMQSIVSRSVDPLDTAVLSLSTIEGGTAPNQIAGKVTIRGTLRHHRNGVKDILLARIAEICAGIATSFDVKVTPDIVMGVGVTINTPEEAGFARTAADKLGAKVRRDLAPSMAGEDFAFYLKHRPGAFVWIGNGPLRAGAELHGPRYDFNDAILPVAATWMAEVAKTALSAN